A stretch of Halocalculus aciditolerans DNA encodes these proteins:
- the thyX gene encoding FAD-dependent thymidylate synthase — MQVELLEATSDPEELVCRAARNDYMSEYGGDMAFEDVMVSVEGDSLTEKKETLIGHLLAHGHYGPFEHVQATFHVKGISRSCMAQITRHRHVSFDVQSMRYVAFDDVDPEDVTEGEFVVTPPAADDPDWVGRNQKTGSVDEETVEKRREVFENSVQQSVQDYQDLLDLGMAPEDARFVLPIGTSVNMVMSLNARMLMHVADMRAAADAQWEVRELTESVLDLAGDWCPITFDYYEENMKNRKNRLAP; from the coding sequence ATGCAAGTCGAACTCCTCGAAGCCACGTCGGACCCGGAGGAACTCGTCTGCCGCGCCGCTCGGAACGATTACATGTCAGAGTACGGTGGAGACATGGCCTTCGAGGACGTCATGGTGTCCGTCGAGGGCGACAGTTTAACCGAGAAGAAGGAGACCCTCATCGGCCACCTGCTCGCACACGGCCACTACGGCCCCTTCGAGCACGTGCAGGCGACCTTCCACGTGAAGGGCATCTCTCGCTCGTGCATGGCGCAGATCACTCGCCACCGCCACGTCTCCTTCGACGTCCAGTCCATGCGGTACGTCGCCTTCGACGACGTCGACCCCGAGGACGTCACCGAGGGCGAGTTCGTCGTCACGCCGCCCGCTGCCGACGACCCCGACTGGGTCGGCCGGAACCAGAAGACCGGGAGCGTCGACGAAGAGACGGTAGAGAAACGCCGCGAGGTCTTCGAGAACTCCGTCCAGCAGTCCGTCCAGGACTACCAGGACCTCCTCGACCTCGGGATGGCCCCCGAGGACGCGCGCTTCGTCCTGCCCATCGGCACGAGCGTCAACATGGTGATGAGCCTGAACGCCCGCATGCTCATGCACGTCGCCGACATGCGCGCCGCCGCCGACGCCCAGTGGGAGGTCCGCGAACTCACCGAATCCGTGCTCGACCTCGCCGGCGACTGGTGTCCCATCACCTTCGACTACTACGAGGAGAACATGAAGAACCGGAAGAACCGCCTCGCGCCGTAA
- a CDS encoding histidine kinase N-terminal 7TM domain-containing protein, which yields MKVSLVVGILVLGAAVIDTLVGSLSLRRRPAAGATALAVLAFCTGLWVVGYGLELGAAGVAAKVFWARVQWVGVMGAMVAWLAFGLAYAGFDQYTRPRYLALIAALPVLTVALTWLNPGGVMMQDATLRAVGDLTVLVQDRGPWFLVALAYGYAAAASGMALVAYAVVASAGVYRIQALALAGALAVPTVANVAYVLGGTQTIDATPFTFTVSNALALAAIRRFDLLDARPVSRRLARDSIVEHIDDGVLVVDALNRIVDANGGAKRVLGGDDPTGDAVDTVIPDWPEIVEEGRGDVVFGTTHGGRTYDVSVGSVTDDHDRLVGRIVVFRDVTERRLQLQRLDVLNRVLRHNVRTEMNLTYGYADLIRERTTDSELADYAERIEDHALELVNVADGAQAVDRALDETRLGEVVPVHESVANAVARVRSRYPRATIRVHSVPRDVDAGAVLESIVHALVENAAEHTDAEDPIVDVEAWADDDTVTVRVLDTGPGIPEEEREVLERGRETPLEHGSGLGLWLVSWATQTLDGSVEITENDPRGTIVTVTVPRAPPEPSGPDGNAQNA from the coding sequence ATGAAGGTCTCTCTCGTCGTCGGTATTCTCGTTCTCGGCGCGGCTGTCATCGACACACTCGTCGGGTCGCTGTCACTGCGTCGTCGGCCGGCAGCAGGAGCCACCGCTCTCGCCGTCCTCGCGTTCTGCACCGGGCTCTGGGTCGTCGGCTACGGCCTCGAACTCGGCGCGGCCGGCGTCGCCGCGAAGGTCTTCTGGGCGCGCGTCCAGTGGGTCGGCGTCATGGGCGCGATGGTCGCCTGGCTCGCGTTCGGCCTCGCGTACGCCGGGTTCGACCAGTACACCCGGCCCCGCTACCTCGCGCTCATCGCCGCCCTCCCCGTCCTCACCGTCGCGCTCACGTGGCTGAACCCCGGCGGCGTGATGATGCAGGACGCCACCCTCCGCGCCGTCGGCGACCTCACCGTCCTCGTCCAGGACCGCGGCCCGTGGTTCCTCGTCGCGCTCGCCTACGGCTACGCCGCCGCCGCCTCCGGGATGGCGCTCGTCGCCTACGCCGTCGTCGCCAGCGCGGGCGTCTACCGGATACAGGCCCTCGCGCTCGCCGGCGCGCTCGCCGTCCCCACCGTCGCGAACGTCGCCTACGTCCTCGGCGGCACGCAGACCATCGACGCCACGCCGTTCACCTTCACCGTCTCGAACGCGCTCGCGCTTGCCGCCATCCGGCGCTTCGACCTCCTCGACGCCCGCCCCGTCTCCAGACGCCTCGCGCGCGACTCCATCGTCGAACACATCGACGACGGCGTCCTCGTCGTCGACGCCCTCAATCGCATCGTCGACGCGAACGGCGGCGCGAAACGCGTCCTCGGCGGCGACGACCCCACCGGCGACGCCGTCGACACCGTCATCCCCGACTGGCCGGAAATCGTCGAGGAAGGCCGCGGCGACGTCGTCTTCGGCACCACGCACGGCGGCCGCACCTACGACGTCTCCGTCGGCAGCGTCACGGACGACCACGACCGCCTCGTCGGCCGCATCGTCGTCTTCCGCGACGTCACCGAACGCCGACTCCAACTCCAGCGCCTCGACGTCCTCAACCGCGTCCTCCGACACAACGTCCGCACCGAGATGAACCTCACCTACGGCTACGCCGACCTCATCCGCGAGCGCACGACCGACTCCGAACTCGCCGACTACGCCGAACGCATCGAAGACCACGCCCTCGAACTCGTCAACGTCGCCGACGGCGCGCAGGCCGTCGACCGCGCGCTCGACGAGACCCGCCTCGGCGAGGTCGTCCCCGTCCACGAATCCGTCGCGAACGCCGTCGCGCGCGTCCGAAGCCGCTATCCACGGGCCACCATTCGCGTCCACTCCGTGCCGCGGGACGTCGACGCCGGCGCGGTCCTCGAATCCATCGTGCACGCGCTCGTCGAGAACGCCGCCGAACACACCGACGCCGAGGACCCCATCGTCGACGTGGAAGCCTGGGCGGACGACGACACCGTCACCGTCCGCGTGCTCGACACCGGCCCCGGCATCCCCGAGGAGGAACGCGAGGTCCTCGAACGCGGCCGCGAGACCCCACTCGAACACGGCAGCGGCCTCGGTCTCTGGCTCGTCTCCTGGGCGACACAGACCCTCGACGGCTCCGTCGAAATCACCGAGAACGACCCCCGCGGAACCATCGTCACCGTCACCGTCCCCCGCGCTCCTCCGGAGCCCTCCGGACCGGACGGAAACGCTCAAAACGCGTAA
- a CDS encoding metal-dependent transcriptional regulator — MRSVAGATRYLRALYELADEPGERVSTGDLSAAVDRSRATTTETVQRLEARGLVDYEAYQGVQLTTEGVLEARAAEEEYEVLRRFFDDVLDVPDPEREADAVAGVLSPDVLDQLHGLVETQRLDSNAE, encoded by the coding sequence GTGCGTAGCGTGGCGGGTGCGACCCGCTACCTGCGCGCGCTCTACGAACTCGCCGACGAGCCGGGCGAGCGCGTCTCGACCGGCGATCTCTCGGCGGCCGTCGACCGCTCGCGCGCGACGACCACCGAGACCGTTCAGCGACTCGAAGCCCGCGGCCTCGTCGACTACGAAGCCTACCAGGGCGTCCAACTCACCACCGAGGGCGTGCTCGAAGCGCGAGCCGCCGAGGAAGAGTACGAGGTGCTCCGCCGGTTCTTCGACGACGTCCTCGACGTCCCCGACCCGGAGCGGGAAGCCGACGCCGTCGCCGGCGTGCTCAGCCCCGACGTCCTCGACCAACTCCACGGCCTCGTGGAGACGCAGCGACTGGACAGCAACGCGGAGTGA
- the sod gene encoding superoxide dismutase, whose product MSNYELPPLPYDYDALEPHISEQVLTWHHDTHHQGYVNGWNSAEETLEANRNEGDFSSSAGAIRNVTHNGSGHVLHTTFWENMSPNGGGEPAGALAARIQEDFGSYEAWKGEFEAAASAAGGWALLVYDSESNQLRNIVVDKHDQGALWGSHPILALDVWEHSYYYDYGPARGDFVDAFFEVVDWDDVADKYEDVIATFE is encoded by the coding sequence ATGAGCAACTACGAACTCCCGCCGCTACCGTACGACTACGACGCGCTGGAACCGCACATCTCCGAGCAGGTGCTGACGTGGCATCACGACACCCACCACCAGGGCTACGTCAACGGCTGGAACTCCGCCGAGGAAACCCTCGAAGCCAACCGCAACGAGGGCGACTTCTCCTCCTCCGCGGGTGCCATCCGGAACGTGACGCACAACGGCTCCGGCCACGTGCTCCACACGACGTTCTGGGAGAACATGTCCCCGAACGGCGGCGGCGAACCCGCCGGCGCGCTCGCCGCACGCATCCAGGAAGACTTCGGCTCCTACGAAGCCTGGAAGGGCGAGTTCGAGGCCGCGGCGTCCGCCGCCGGCGGCTGGGCGCTCCTCGTCTACGACTCGGAGTCCAACCAGCTCCGTAACATCGTCGTCGACAAGCACGACCAGGGCGCGCTCTGGGGCAGCCACCCCATCCTCGCCCTCGACGTCTGGGAACACTCCTACTACTACGATTATGGACCTGCCCGCGGCGACTTCGTCGACGCCTTCTTCGAAGTCGTCGACTGGGACGACGTCGCCGACAAGTACGAAGACGTCATCGCGACGTTCGAGTAA
- a CDS encoding PGF-CTERM sorting domain-containing protein, translating to MTRVRAVVLSTFLVLAAVGGTVAFAGTAAAVSNAGVALNDSTAGVVTNHAVTATVDSDEDGSSLGSVYVDYSSGTSATDVSNVDQSDVTEAYIVRDDDDTRESVMDDLTGVKKSNDGHTLKVTFGGSYSLDKNDVVHVTYDDVQNPKSAGDYQTDVTLNQDSSTAKETVKFEVTERDLKLNVTASPPDDDRAATHRVAATPGSPVSGEVLDSFTLDYGSEYSGDLSAVDAAAVNAAFVDADGDYEKDDGETSLSVSKVTNDNGALTFTFDGSHELSQDTPVVLAYDAENPASAGSVAVTGYFNGETTTTASDTLHIEDLPLAHVHPYAHYSGANTTHDVHVHDLGANNVGDSLNGIKINYGAGSHPADVAGVDQSDIQYVEIYRSGEIVNATGDLSSADASDDGKTLTLGFTGNYNLKEGDEIHVSFDDVKNPTVSGTTASEVGVTVNPQSSGKTAYDTVNYREAQLRATVHSASGDAARNATHTTEFSPGQTQGGDDLSSVTVSYDELDAEWYTSPTFDGNLSQVDAEDVEAVTENGQELSVTSVTHPIEAKVTFEFDGSYALETNTEVTLQYHDVQSPTTAGAYDANVNVNSESAAETSTWIRVYANTSTANASLSTADDTPGSTTTHTVTATAAPGDDSDRLDGIEIQYEGDVTLDSLTVESVGIDTNGDGTAETSVAASDYSVSTSDGGIDIAVSGHTVDADDRVVVEYSGVTNPSSESETTVQVGINNAIDAGYASAVLDVNAEDTSGGNSGSSDDGDDDSSSNDGNSNPNNSGSSGSDDGSNSGSGSDSSSNNTTTATTTSTVTTTASSDDGSNADSTTTTMTTSSETTTSTQSPGFGVAVALVALLGAALVALRRRD from the coding sequence ATGACACGCGTTCGTGCTGTCGTCCTGTCGACGTTCCTCGTGCTCGCCGCCGTCGGCGGCACCGTCGCCTTCGCGGGCACCGCCGCGGCCGTCTCGAACGCCGGCGTCGCCCTGAACGACTCCACGGCCGGCGTCGTCACGAACCACGCCGTCACCGCGACCGTCGACTCCGACGAAGACGGCAGTTCGCTCGGCAGCGTCTACGTCGACTACAGCTCTGGTACGTCCGCGACTGACGTGAGCAACGTCGACCAATCCGACGTCACCGAGGCCTACATCGTCCGCGACGACGACGACACCCGCGAGAGCGTGATGGACGACCTGACCGGCGTGAAAAAGTCGAACGACGGACACACGCTCAAGGTCACCTTCGGCGGGAGCTACTCCCTCGACAAGAACGACGTCGTCCACGTCACGTACGACGACGTCCAGAACCCGAAGAGCGCCGGTGACTACCAGACCGACGTCACGCTGAACCAGGACAGCAGCACCGCGAAGGAGACCGTGAAATTCGAGGTCACGGAGCGAGACCTCAAGCTGAACGTCACGGCGTCGCCGCCGGACGATGACCGCGCTGCGACCCACCGCGTCGCCGCGACGCCGGGCTCCCCGGTCTCCGGTGAGGTGCTCGACTCCTTCACCCTCGACTACGGGAGCGAGTACTCCGGTGACCTCTCCGCCGTCGACGCCGCGGCCGTGAACGCCGCCTTCGTCGACGCGGACGGGGACTACGAGAAGGACGACGGTGAGACGTCGCTCTCCGTGTCGAAAGTCACGAACGATAACGGCGCGCTCACGTTCACCTTCGACGGCTCGCACGAGCTCTCACAGGACACGCCCGTCGTGCTCGCCTACGACGCGGAGAACCCCGCGTCCGCCGGCAGCGTCGCCGTGACCGGGTACTTCAACGGTGAGACGACGACGACGGCGAGCGACACGCTCCACATCGAGGACCTCCCGCTCGCTCACGTCCACCCGTACGCGCACTACTCCGGGGCGAACACGACGCACGACGTCCACGTCCACGACCTCGGCGCGAACAACGTCGGCGACTCCCTGAACGGCATCAAAATCAACTACGGCGCGGGGTCTCATCCCGCTGACGTTGCTGGCGTCGACCAGAGCGACATCCAGTACGTCGAGATCTACCGGAGCGGCGAAATCGTCAACGCCACCGGTGACTTATCGAGCGCCGACGCGAGCGACGACGGGAAGACGTTGACGCTCGGCTTCACCGGGAACTACAACCTCAAGGAGGGCGACGAGATTCACGTCTCCTTCGACGACGTGAAGAACCCGACCGTCTCCGGAACGACCGCGTCCGAAGTCGGCGTCACGGTGAACCCGCAGTCCTCGGGCAAGACGGCGTACGACACCGTCAACTACCGCGAGGCGCAGCTGCGTGCGACGGTGCACTCGGCCAGCGGTGACGCCGCGCGGAACGCCACGCACACCACGGAGTTCTCGCCCGGGCAGACGCAGGGCGGCGACGACCTGAGCAGCGTCACGGTCTCCTACGACGAGTTAGACGCGGAGTGGTACACGTCGCCGACGTTCGACGGCAACCTCTCGCAGGTCGACGCTGAAGACGTCGAGGCCGTCACCGAGAACGGCCAGGAGCTGAGCGTGACGTCCGTCACGCATCCGATCGAGGCGAAAGTCACGTTCGAGTTCGACGGGAGTTACGCCCTCGAGACGAACACTGAAGTGACTCTGCAGTACCACGACGTTCAGAGCCCGACGACCGCCGGAGCGTACGACGCGAACGTCAACGTGAACAGCGAGAGCGCCGCGGAAACGTCGACGTGGATTCGCGTCTACGCGAACACGTCGACGGCTAACGCGTCTCTGAGCACCGCGGACGACACGCCGGGTTCGACGACGACGCACACGGTGACCGCGACCGCCGCACCCGGTGACGACAGCGACCGCCTCGACGGCATCGAAATCCAGTACGAGGGCGACGTCACGCTCGACTCGCTCACCGTGGAATCCGTCGGCATCGATACGAACGGTGACGGCACCGCCGAGACGTCGGTCGCCGCGTCCGACTACTCGGTCTCCACGTCCGACGGCGGGATCGACATCGCCGTCAGCGGCCACACCGTCGACGCCGACGACCGAGTCGTCGTCGAGTACAGCGGCGTGACGAACCCGTCCAGCGAGAGCGAGACGACCGTGCAGGTCGGAATCAACAACGCCATCGACGCGGGGTACGCCTCGGCGGTCCTCGACGTGAACGCCGAGGACACGAGCGGCGGCAACAGCGGGTCGTCCGACGACGGTGACGACGACTCCAGTTCGAACGACGGGAACTCCAACCCGAACAACTCCGGGTCGAGCGGCTCCGACGACGGCTCGAACTCGGGTTCGGGCTCCGACTCCAGTTCGAACAACACGACGACGGCCACGACCACGTCGACGGTGACGACGACGGCTTCGTCGGACGACGGGTCGAACGCCGACTCGACGACGACCACGATGACCACGTCGAGTGAGACGACGACGTCGACGCAGTCGCCCGGCTTCGGCGTCGCCGTCGCGCTCGTCGCACTCCTCGGCGCGGCGCTCGTCGCGCTCCGCCGGCGGGACTAA
- a CDS encoding orc1/cdc6 family replication initiation protein, translating to MGGPFADIDDTLFANKDALSEEYQPDTILERNDEIDQFRNALTDVLFGRNPKNVFLYGKAGVGKTAVTKYMLDALQDEVATREEADELYVHNHNCNGDSAFAAVRALVNQLYPDDDREFPKRGLGLSDAFAELYQEMDRIGGTHLIVLDEIDHLDDANDVLYELPRARANGHLDEARVGVIGISNNYSFRQRLSAKVKDSLMEHEISFSTYDATELCTILEDRATLALIDDAYEPAVIAKCAAHAAKDSGSARQAIDLLRAGAEVAEEGGDGTVTEAHIERGRDRAQRGRLRDKIEEQTMHGQLVLEAIARLEADGETPVRSKRAMDVYQTVATEYGEEPLTTLKSIQNHLSDLSMLGFLVKTERNDGRAGGIYFEYELSLEPDIVFDVRADAA from the coding sequence ATGGGAGGACCCTTTGCGGATATCGACGACACTCTCTTCGCGAACAAGGACGCGCTGTCGGAGGAGTACCAACCGGACACCATCCTCGAGCGGAACGACGAAATCGACCAGTTCCGGAACGCGCTCACGGACGTGCTCTTCGGCCGGAACCCGAAGAACGTCTTCCTCTACGGGAAAGCCGGCGTCGGGAAGACGGCGGTGACGAAGTACATGCTCGACGCGCTCCAGGACGAGGTCGCGACGCGGGAGGAGGCGGACGAACTCTACGTGCACAACCACAACTGCAACGGGGACAGCGCGTTCGCGGCGGTTCGCGCGCTCGTGAACCAGCTCTACCCCGACGACGACCGCGAGTTCCCGAAGCGCGGCCTCGGGCTGAGCGACGCGTTCGCCGAGCTCTATCAGGAGATGGACCGAATCGGCGGCACGCACCTCATCGTCCTCGACGAGATCGACCACCTCGACGACGCGAACGACGTCCTCTACGAGCTCCCGCGCGCTCGCGCCAACGGCCACCTCGACGAGGCCCGGGTGGGCGTCATCGGTATCTCGAACAACTACAGCTTCCGCCAGCGCCTCTCGGCGAAAGTGAAAGACTCGTTGATGGAGCACGAGATATCCTTCTCGACCTACGACGCGACGGAGCTCTGCACGATTCTGGAGGACCGCGCGACCCTCGCGCTCATCGACGACGCCTACGAGCCCGCGGTCATCGCGAAGTGCGCGGCGCACGCGGCGAAGGACTCCGGGAGCGCGCGACAGGCCATCGACCTCCTCCGCGCCGGCGCGGAAGTCGCCGAAGAGGGCGGCGACGGCACCGTCACCGAGGCCCACATCGAACGCGGCCGCGACCGCGCCCAGCGCGGCCGCCTCCGGGACAAGATCGAGGAGCAGACGATGCACGGCCAACTCGTTCTGGAAGCGATCGCGCGCCTCGAAGCCGACGGCGAGACGCCCGTTCGCTCGAAGCGCGCGATGGACGTCTACCAGACCGTCGCCACCGAGTACGGCGAAGAACCCCTCACGACGCTTAAGAGCATCCAGAACCACCTCAGCGACCTCTCCATGCTCGGATTCCTCGTGAAGACCGAGCGGAACGACGGCCGCGCCGGCGGCATCTACTTCGAGTACGAACTCAGTCTCGAACCCGACATCGTCTTCGACGTCCGCGCCGACGCCGCCTGA
- a CDS encoding glycosyltransferase yields the protein MALVCVVFFPMLFDASYPRIINTILLVGICGLVLRTAVSPLLSFEHADPPVLEGDRPDVSVIIPAYDEAAVLGDTLDACLDLDYPNEKLEVIVCYEASCTDETPEIAERAAAEHDVIRAVERDEPGGGKAAAANYALQYAEGSVIASIDADHRFEPDALDRAVRWFDDPEVWCVKGRCYGDNPDESIVALLATVERHVTEKAELFARDVMDGFTIFGGGQAFFRHDVFDEFDGFDEEILVEDIDMTSRIHEFGKEIRVDPSIITYEEHPTSLRGLWHQRLRWTRGWMQVARRYLRTFPFQHGVSSRKKADAIYTYTYAIAPAFFVLGAPLTVLHWSSTFHARTYLPNDSVFWTAFTIVPIMAATLVFLQDWRDGLTHHRSEYLAMFVLPFYYSVQSVLFFVAFVQEFVLDRPNVYVKTDR from the coding sequence GTGGCACTCGTCTGTGTCGTCTTCTTCCCGATGCTCTTCGACGCGAGCTACCCCCGGATCATCAACACGATCCTCCTCGTCGGAATCTGTGGGCTCGTGCTTCGAACTGCCGTATCCCCCCTCCTCTCGTTCGAGCACGCGGACCCACCGGTCTTAGAGGGTGACCGCCCCGACGTGAGCGTGATCATCCCGGCTTACGACGAAGCCGCCGTTCTCGGGGATACCCTCGACGCGTGCCTCGACCTGGACTATCCGAACGAGAAGCTGGAGGTGATCGTCTGCTACGAGGCGTCGTGTACCGACGAGACACCCGAGATCGCGGAGCGCGCTGCAGCGGAACACGACGTGATTCGGGCCGTGGAACGCGACGAACCCGGCGGGGGAAAGGCGGCGGCAGCGAACTACGCGCTGCAGTACGCCGAGGGGTCAGTGATTGCGAGTATCGACGCGGACCACCGGTTCGAACCGGACGCGCTCGACCGCGCGGTTCGATGGTTCGACGACCCCGAGGTCTGGTGCGTGAAAGGCCGGTGCTACGGCGACAACCCCGACGAATCGATCGTCGCCCTGCTCGCCACCGTCGAGCGCCACGTCACGGAGAAGGCGGAGTTGTTCGCACGAGACGTGATGGACGGATTCACGATCTTCGGCGGCGGCCAGGCGTTCTTCCGGCACGACGTCTTCGACGAATTCGACGGATTCGACGAAGAGATCCTCGTCGAGGATATCGATATGACCTCCCGAATCCACGAGTTCGGGAAGGAGATTCGCGTCGACCCCTCGATTATCACCTACGAGGAACACCCCACGTCGCTCCGAGGGCTCTGGCATCAGCGGCTCCGGTGGACGCGCGGGTGGATGCAGGTCGCCCGCCGCTACCTCCGGACGTTCCCGTTCCAGCACGGTGTCTCCTCCCGGAAGAAGGCCGACGCCATCTACACGTACACGTACGCGATTGCGCCCGCGTTCTTCGTTCTGGGCGCTCCACTGACCGTGCTCCACTGGAGTTCGACGTTCCACGCACGAACGTACCTCCCGAACGATAGCGTCTTCTGGACGGCGTTCACGATTGTCCCGATTATGGCCGCGACACTCGTGTTCCTTCAGGACTGGCGTGACGGCCTCACCCACCATCGCTCCGAATATCTAGCGATGTTCGTGCTGCCGTTCTACTACTCCGTTCAGTCAGTCCTCTTCTTCGTCGCCTTCGTTCAAGAGTTCGTCCTCGACCGTCCGAACGTATACGTGAAGACCGACCGGTGA
- a CDS encoding cupin domain-containing protein, translating to MPFTKAHVSDAASVLPDDVKGEMWMLRDELDTDALGFSVLALEREEVTKSHAHVEDDQEEIYYVVEGGVDVVVGDRRVGLEEDEALRISPEEERQIQNRDHFSQLVLVSASVE from the coding sequence ATGCCATTCACGAAAGCGCACGTGAGCGACGCGGCATCGGTGCTCCCTGACGACGTGAAGGGCGAGATGTGGATGCTGCGCGACGAACTCGACACGGACGCGCTCGGGTTCAGCGTGCTCGCGCTGGAGCGAGAAGAAGTGACGAAGAGCCACGCCCACGTCGAGGACGACCAGGAGGAGATCTACTACGTCGTCGAGGGCGGCGTCGACGTCGTCGTCGGCGACCGACGCGTCGGTCTGGAGGAAGACGAGGCGCTCCGCATCAGCCCGGAGGAGGAGCGCCAGATCCAGAACCGCGACCACTTCTCGCAGCTCGTCCTCGTCAGCGCGTCCGTCGAATAG
- a CDS encoding DUF5827 family protein, whose translation MPRPKDSFEETFPCDFYTPEELLDDDEMYTVYEIARLLQGLEPDAALDEGTEDVLLDWAIPWVMRNSEELCVAEPPADDEPGYYGLRD comes from the coding sequence ATGCCACGACCCAAAGACTCCTTCGAGGAGACGTTCCCCTGCGACTTCTACACGCCCGAGGAACTCCTCGACGACGACGAGATGTACACCGTCTACGAGATCGCGCGACTCCTCCAGGGCCTCGAACCCGACGCCGCGCTCGACGAAGGCACCGAGGACGTCCTCCTCGACTGGGCGATTCCGTGGGTCATGCGGAACTCCGAGGAACTCTGCGTCGCCGAACCGCCGGCGGACGACGAACCCGGCTACTACGGCCTGCGCGACTGA
- a CDS encoding MBL fold metallo-hydrolase — protein MTSITNLAAGVQAFTSNAFLVEGDRTVLVDAGANFDVVAALRDRFDESIDADALDAVVFTHTHPDHVENLPDVRAAFDVETWGFDPESDYVDHAIADGDTVDLGDDEYVALHTPGHKNDHLVFYAPSAKAAFAGDLVFEGGSFGRTDLDEGDRDRLVESIEYVIETVDADGLDAVYCGHGDAITGTPVDSLRQSLRAAKTF, from the coding sequence GTGACCTCGATTACGAACCTCGCGGCGGGCGTGCAGGCGTTCACGAGCAACGCGTTCCTCGTCGAGGGCGACCGCACTGTCCTCGTCGACGCCGGCGCGAACTTCGACGTCGTCGCGGCGCTCCGCGACCGTTTCGACGAGTCGATAGACGCCGACGCGCTCGACGCCGTCGTCTTCACGCACACCCACCCGGACCACGTGGAGAACCTCCCGGACGTTCGCGCGGCCTTCGACGTCGAGACCTGGGGGTTCGACCCGGAGAGCGACTACGTCGACCACGCTATCGCCGACGGCGACACCGTCGACCTCGGCGACGACGAGTACGTCGCGCTCCACACGCCCGGCCACAAGAACGACCACCTCGTCTTCTACGCGCCGAGCGCCAAAGCCGCGTTCGCGGGCGACCTCGTCTTCGAGGGCGGGAGTTTCGGCCGCACCGACCTCGACGAAGGAGACAGGGACCGACTCGTCGAGAGCATCGAGTACGTCATCGAAACCGTGGACGCGGACGGCCTCGACGCCGTCTACTGCGGACACGGCGACGCCATCACGGGCACACCGGTCGACTCGCTCCGACAGTCGCTCCGCGCCGCGAAGACGTTCTGA